A portion of the Candidatus Thermoplasmatota archaeon genome contains these proteins:
- a CDS encoding phosphate ABC transporter ATP-binding protein, translated as MQSQAQIETTKLNVYYRKHQILKDISIRIPPKQLTAIIGPSGCGKTTLLKSFNRLLEIQEDIRITGEIFVDGENILTHKSDEIPDIRKKMGLLSQKPYPLPMSIYENVAYGLKIHQKRMSRTELESIVEHCLQEVGLWNEVKHRLHDPATRLSVGQQQRLCLARAIAVQPEVLLCDEPTSALDPIAAQQIEKLLLKLKKNYTVVLVTHTLRQAKRLADYVIFLYFGMVVEQGPAQDFFSNPQNPETIAYIKGDIS; from the coding sequence ATGCAATCTCAAGCACAAATAGAAACTACAAAATTAAACGTGTACTACCGGAAACATCAGATTTTAAAAGATATTTCGATACGTATCCCTCCAAAACAACTTACGGCGATTATCGGTCCTTCAGGGTGCGGAAAAACAACATTATTAAAATCGTTTAATCGTCTACTTGAAATACAGGAGGACATACGAATAACTGGTGAAATTTTTGTAGACGGAGAAAACATCCTGACCCATAAATCTGATGAGATTCCGGATATACGGAAAAAAATGGGGCTTCTCTCCCAAAAACCATACCCCTTACCGATGTCAATCTACGAGAATGTTGCATATGGTTTAAAAATACATCAAAAAAGAATGTCAAGAACTGAGCTTGAATCGATTGTGGAGCATTGTCTTCAAGAGGTAGGCTTATGGAACGAAGTTAAACATCGTCTGCATGATCCTGCAACGCGTCTTTCTGTCGGTCAGCAACAGCGCTTATGTCTTGCCCGGGCAATTGCAGTGCAACCAGAAGTTCTTCTCTGTGATGAGCCAACCTCGGCACTTGATCCGATCGCAGCACAACAAATTGAAAAACTGCTTCTAAAATTAAAAAAGAATTATACTGTTGTATTAGTAACACATACTTTACGACAAGCAAAACGATTAGCAGATTACGTGATTTTTTTATATTTTGGCATGGTTGTTGAACAAGGTCCCGCACAAGATTTTTTTTCAAATCCACAAAATCCTGAAACGATAGCATATATTAAAG
- the pstA gene encoding phosphate ABC transporter permease PstA — protein sequence MNLRILEEKIFTAIMLLSVSIVLGSLLLIAGIIIINGATSLSIDMITQTPTLGNTLGGGILNAIVGSLFLALPATGLACVIALFIALYLQREFTPTWFSNAVRFLLDVLWGIPSIVYGIFCLIIMIYLGLGSSLLVGIIALTLLEIPIITRYMDESIKLVPQGLKESAYSLGSTKVETAIRVVRKQAFPGILAGILLGLGRGIGDAASILFTAGFSNRIPTSLFDSTAALPTMIFNLYSLPSGQPKAYAAAFILLVIVLIISVLSRTLTKRFNKYVIR from the coding sequence TTGAATCTGCGAATACTTGAAGAAAAAATCTTTACAGCGATCATGCTTCTTTCAGTGTCTATTGTTCTTGGAAGTCTCCTCTTGATAGCGGGTATTATAATCATTAATGGTGCGACATCCTTAAGTATTGACATGATTACACAAACACCAACACTTGGCAATACCCTCGGCGGTGGAATTCTTAATGCTATTGTTGGTTCTTTATTCCTAGCACTTCCAGCAACTGGACTCGCCTGCGTCATCGCATTATTTATCGCGTTGTACCTCCAAAGAGAATTTACTCCAACATGGTTTTCAAATGCAGTACGATTTCTTCTCGATGTACTCTGGGGAATACCTTCTATTGTCTATGGTATTTTTTGTTTAATAATCATGATTTATCTCGGACTTGGATCATCATTACTTGTCGGTATCATTGCGTTAACATTACTTGAAATTCCAATCATAACACGCTATATGGACGAATCGATAAAACTTGTTCCGCAGGGTTTGAAAGAAAGTGCATACTCGCTTGGTTCAACAAAAGTTGAGACAGCAATACGAGTGGTACGAAAACAGGCATTTCCTGGAATTCTTGCCGGTATCCTCCTTGGCCTTGGACGAGGTATCGGTGATGCAGCATCGATTCTTTTCACTGCAGGCTTCTCAAACCGCATACCAACATCTCTTTTTGATTCAACGGCAGCATTACCAACAATGATTTTTAATTTATATTCGCTTCCTTCAGGTCAACCAAAAGCCTATGCTGCTGCATTTATACTTCTCGTAATCGTCTTGATTATTAGCGTGCTTTCACGAACACTTACAAAACGCTTTAATAAATATGTGATTCGATAA
- the pstC gene encoding phosphate ABC transporter permease subunit PstC, with protein MMKSATVFVIFLFFCILFLLMFRSSLILQTRSLPEILFASTWNPDNKQFGLGAIIIGTILVTGIALLIAIPISLFSAIYISEYAPTKIKRIIRPFLDVLAGVPSVVYGLCAFLFLVPLVKDVIAPWFNIQSTGLCIFSAALILAVMVFPIIISLCVETFTAIPLSLKEASLSIGATKWETVKKVVFRASSPSIIAAILLGFGRAFGETIAVNMVIGGIPRIPNSVFSPGETLASLIASKYGELMSIPIHESALMLVALILFLVVFMFNIFGVIILRRAKKRWNY; from the coding sequence ATGATGAAAAGTGCAACGGTGTTTGTCATCTTTCTTTTTTTTTGTATTCTCTTCCTTCTGATGTTTCGATCAAGTTTGATCCTTCAAACACGTTCATTACCAGAAATTCTTTTTGCATCAACCTGGAATCCAGACAATAAACAATTCGGTCTGGGAGCAATTATTATTGGAACAATTCTGGTAACAGGTATAGCGCTTCTTATCGCCATACCGATATCCCTCTTCAGTGCAATTTACATCTCAGAGTACGCTCCAACAAAAATTAAAAGAATAATTCGACCTTTCCTCGATGTTCTTGCTGGTGTTCCTTCTGTTGTCTATGGTTTATGTGCATTTCTTTTTCTTGTTCCGCTCGTTAAAGACGTCATTGCTCCATGGTTTAATATCCAGAGTACTGGATTATGTATTTTTTCTGCAGCACTCATACTTGCTGTTATGGTTTTTCCCATTATTATCTCACTTTGTGTTGAAACCTTCACTGCGATTCCATTATCTTTAAAAGAAGCATCGTTATCAATCGGTGCTACAAAATGGGAAACAGTAAAAAAAGTTGTTTTCCGAGCATCTTCACCAAGTATTATCGCTGCAATTCTTCTTGGATTTGGAAGGGCATTTGGAGAAACCATCGCGGTTAACATGGTTATAGGCGGCATTCCAAGGATTCCAAATTCTGTTTTTTCCCCTGGAGAAACCCTTGCATCGCTTATTGCATCAAAATATGGAGAATTAATGTCAATACCAATACATGAATCGGCGCTGATGCTTGTTGCATTGATATTATTCCTCGTTGTATTCATGTTCAATATCTTTGGAGTTATTATCTTACGAAGAGCAAAAAAAAGGTGGAATTATTGA